Proteins found in one Ctenopharyngodon idella isolate HZGC_01 chromosome 16, HZGC01, whole genome shotgun sequence genomic segment:
- the si:ch73-31d8.2 gene encoding H-2 class II histocompatibility antigen, A-U alpha chain, with translation MPCLWHSAVDLEMLRVIFLICKFSVFWSFSRAQGTKHLMRQLTYCHIEMMDAGFELEFDGEELWHVDPANYIARRRLPEFAADWSLDRNLPSQAHYSIGTCFYNIPYGVKGENNPPESIVPPTTLLYTKSDVKLGVENTLICLVTHFHPPPVNISWTRNGEPVSELDVSETQYYSNPDFSFRIFSYLNFSPERGDIYACTVRHRGLQEEITRFWEMEVPEDSQKVETAVLIIGILVGFLGFVVGIILIVKSKMELPAV, from the exons ATGCCCTGTCTGTGGCATTCGGCTGTTGACCTTGAAATGCTTCGCGTGATCTTTCTCATTTgcaagttttcagttttttggAGTTTTTCAAGAGCTCAAg GAACCAAGCATTTAATGCGTCAGCTGACATACTGTCATATAGAGATGATGGACGCTGGTTTTGAGCTGGAGTTTGACGGCGAGGAGCTCTGGCACGTCGATCCCGCGAACTACATCGCAAGACGGCGTTTGCCGGAGTTCGCCGCAGACTGGAGCCTCGACCGCAATCTGCCTTCTCAAGCGCACTACTCCATCGGGACCTGCTTCTATAATATTCCGTACGGTGTTAAAGGAGAAAATAATCCACCTGAATCCATCG TTCCTCCGACCACACTGCTGTACACTAAGAGTGACGTGAAGCTCGGTGTTGAAAACACCCTCATCTGTTTGGTGACCCACTTTCACCCGCCGCCTGTGAATATCTCCTGGACCAGGAACGGAGAGCCGGTGAGTGAGCTGGACGTCAGTGAGACGCAGTATTACTCCAACCCGGACTTCAGCTTTCGCATTTTCTCCTACCTGAACTTCAGTCCTGAGCGGGGAGACATTTACGCCTGCACCGTACGACACCGGGGACTGCAGGAGGAAATCACCAGGTTCTGGG AGATGGAGGTGCCGGAAGACTCTCAGAAGGTCGAGACAGCAGTGCTTATAATCGGAATTCTTGTAGGATTTCTGGGATTTGTGGTGGGAATCATTCTGATCGTAAAGAGCAAGATGGAGCTGCCGGCTGTGTGA